The proteins below are encoded in one region of Acidobacteriota bacterium:
- a CDS encoding efflux RND transporter permease subunit: MSLTEVAIRRNRVTLTVVGLLLFAGMLAYVALPKAQDPGFIVRTAVITTQFPGASPERVEQLVTDKIEKKAQEMPEVDFITSESRTGISIVFVNFLESYKNMRPIFDDLRRKVQDVEGDLPQGIEGPFVNDEFGDVFGSVYTLTGDGYEYAELEDIADEIRDSLLKIPEVAKVSLHGTQQEVVYVEYNNARLRELGLSPQQLSGALASANILSSGGNVLSGRERIVLEPTGNFESVEDLRRTVLQLPSGSVVYLEDIAHVYRDTIDPPSSVARINGTPAIAIAVSMREGGDILKLGAILDREIPQIQARYPWGIELEKVWFQAELVEANIDDFVSSLLQAIGIVILVMIFTLGLRTGMVVATLIPSAMIITFYVMQAVGITINQISLAALIIALGLLVDNAIVMVESVLVKRERGMAAIPAAVESGKELITPLLISSLTTAAAFMPIALAESAVGEYTADIFYVVTITLLASWLLAMTFIPLLTTVALKLKKGAVKSDDEEVFSGRWYRLYRGLLVRALRFKALSGLVVLAAFVLAIFGLGWVPQIFIAPSEDPVFSGKLEMPLGTSIETTQEVMADIDDYLDRTFHQSADGVTKLTHWLTFIGEGGPRFTLVLDPPNANPANTFLIGKTSEGRYVDEIISSLESYIREQHPDLQTQIARLENGPPVGYPIQIRISGSELAPLYRLADQITARLYEIPTVASVKNTWGVKTKKLVVEVDQERARLAGVTSDDVAYSLNASLAGIEMTEYREGDKLIPVTLRSVAADRQDLGKIDALSVYSQATGSTVPLKQVADVRLAFEPGVVERRDRERTMTLQVTLDPGITAAEVNAELSPWLAQASDEWPSGYRYEEGGESESSDEANASIGAKLPLAGMAILLLLVGQFNSFRRPVIILATIPLGLIGVTFGLLVARSSFGFFTLLGLISLSGIIINNAIVLLDRIKIEREELGKEPAQAVVDACQQRLRPILLTTATTVLGLMPLWWGGTAMFQPMAVTIIFGLAFATVLTLFVVPLLYSVLFRVRFR, from the coding sequence GTGTCCCTGACCGAAGTCGCCATTCGCCGCAACCGGGTCACCTTGACGGTGGTCGGCCTGCTGCTCTTCGCCGGCATGCTCGCCTATGTCGCCCTGCCGAAGGCGCAGGATCCCGGCTTCATCGTGCGCACGGCGGTGATCACCACCCAGTTCCCGGGTGCCAGCCCCGAGCGCGTCGAGCAGTTGGTGACGGACAAGATCGAGAAGAAGGCCCAGGAGATGCCGGAGGTCGACTTCATCACCTCGGAGTCGCGCACCGGCATCTCCATCGTCTTCGTCAACTTCCTCGAGAGCTACAAGAACATGCGCCCGATCTTCGACGATCTGCGGCGCAAGGTGCAGGATGTCGAAGGCGACCTGCCGCAAGGCATCGAGGGTCCCTTCGTCAACGACGAGTTCGGTGACGTCTTCGGTAGCGTCTACACCCTCACCGGCGATGGTTACGAGTACGCCGAGCTCGAGGACATCGCAGACGAGATCCGCGACAGCCTGCTCAAGATCCCCGAGGTCGCCAAGGTCTCGCTACACGGCACCCAGCAGGAGGTCGTCTACGTCGAGTACAACAACGCCCGCCTGCGCGAGCTCGGCCTGTCGCCGCAGCAGCTCTCGGGAGCTCTGGCGAGCGCCAACATCCTGTCCTCCGGCGGCAACGTCCTGAGCGGCCGCGAGCGCATTGTGCTCGAGCCCACCGGTAACTTCGAGTCGGTCGAGGATCTGCGCCGCACGGTGCTCCAGCTGCCCTCCGGCAGCGTCGTCTATCTCGAGGACATCGCCCACGTCTACCGCGACACCATCGATCCGCCGTCGAGCGTCGCCCGCATCAACGGTACGCCGGCGATCGCCATCGCCGTCTCGATGCGCGAGGGCGGCGACATCCTCAAGCTCGGCGCCATTCTCGATCGCGAAATTCCCCAGATACAGGCGCGCTATCCCTGGGGCATCGAGCTCGAAAAGGTTTGGTTCCAGGCCGAGCTGGTCGAGGCCAATATCGACGATTTCGTCTCCAGCCTGCTGCAGGCCATCGGCATCGTCATCCTGGTGATGATCTTCACCCTCGGCCTGCGCACCGGCATGGTGGTGGCGACGCTGATTCCCAGCGCCATGATCATCACCTTCTACGTCATGCAGGCCGTCGGCATCACCATCAATCAGATCTCGCTGGCGGCGCTGATCATCGCCCTCGGCCTATTGGTCGACAACGCCATCGTCATGGTCGAGTCGGTGCTGGTAAAACGGGAGCGCGGCATGGCCGCCATCCCGGCCGCTGTCGAGTCCGGCAAGGAGCTGATCACGCCGCTGCTGATCTCCTCCCTGACCACCGCCGCCGCCTTCATGCCCATCGCCTTGGCGGAATCCGCCGTCGGCGAGTACACGGCCGACATCTTCTACGTCGTCACCATCACTCTGCTGGCTTCGTGGCTGCTGGCGATGACCTTCATTCCGCTCCTCACCACCGTCGCCCTGAAGCTCAAGAAGGGTGCCGTGAAGAGCGACGATGAGGAGGTCTTCAGCGGCCGCTGGTACCGCCTCTACCGCGGCCTGCTGGTGCGCGCCCTGCGCTTCAAGGCGCTCAGCGGCCTGGTCGTCCTGGCCGCCTTCGTGCTGGCGATCTTCGGCCTCGGCTGGGTGCCGCAGATCTTCATCGCCCCATCCGAGGACCCGGTGTTCTCGGGCAAGCTCGAGATGCCCCTCGGCACGTCGATCGAAACCACCCAGGAGGTGATGGCGGACATCGACGACTACCTCGATCGCACCTTCCACCAAAGCGCCGACGGCGTCACCAAGCTGACCCACTGGCTGACCTTCATCGGCGAAGGGGGACCGCGCTTCACCCTCGTCCTCGATCCGCCCAACGCCAATCCTGCCAACACCTTCCTGATCGGCAAGACCTCCGAGGGACGGTACGTCGACGAGATCATCTCGAGCCTCGAGAGCTATATCCGAGAGCAGCACCCGGACCTCCAGACGCAGATTGCGCGCCTCGAGAACGGGCCGCCGGTGGGCTATCCGATCCAGATCCGGATCAGCGGTTCGGAGCTGGCGCCGCTCTATCGGCTAGCCGACCAGATCACCGCCCGCCTGTACGAGATTCCCACCGTCGCTTCGGTCAAGAACACCTGGGGCGTCAAAACCAAGAAGCTGGTGGTCGAGGTCGACCAGGAGCGCGCCCGCCTTGCCGGCGTCACCAGCGACGACGTCGCCTACTCGCTGAACGCCAGCTTGGCGGGCATCGAGATGACCGAGTATCGCGAGGGCGACAAGCTGATTCCGGTCACTCTGCGCTCGGTCGCCGCCGATCGCCAGGACCTCGGCAAGATCGACGCCCTCTCGGTCTACTCCCAGGCCACCGGCAGCACCGTGCCCCTCAAGCAGGTGGCCGACGTCCGCCTGGCCTTCGAGCCCGGGGTCGTCGAGCGGCGAGACCGCGAGCGCACCATGACCCTGCAAGTGACCCTCGATCCCGGCATCACCGCCGCCGAGGTCAACGCCGAGCTCTCCCCCTGGCTGGCCCAGGCCAGCGACGAATGGCCCTCCGGCTATCGCTACGAGGAGGGCGGCGAGTCGGAGAGCTCCGACGAGGCCAACGCTTCGATCGGCGCCAAGCTGCCCCTCGCCGGCATGGCCATCCTGCTGCTGCTGGTCGGCCAGTTCAACTCCTTCCGGCGCCCGGTCATCATCCTGGCGACCATTCCCCTGGGATTGATCGGGGTCACCTTCGGCTTGCTGGTGGCGCGCTCGTCCTTCGGCTTCTTCACCCTGCTGGGCCTGATCTCCCTGTCGGGCATCATCATCAACAATGCCATCGTGCTGCTCGATCGCATCAAGATCGAACGCGAGGAGCTCGGCAAAGAACCGGCCCAGGCCGTGGTCGACGCCTGTCAGCAGCGCCTGCGGCCGATCCTCCTCACCACCGCCACCACCGTCCTCGGCCTGATGCCGCTGTGGTGGGGCGGCACGGCGATGTTCCAACCGATGGCGGTAACCATCATCTTCGGTCTCGCCTTCGCCACCGTGCTGACGCTGTTCGTGGTACCGCTGCTGTACTCGGTCCTCTTCCGGGTGCGCTTCCGCTAG
- a CDS encoding branched-chain amino acid transaminase: MSKRADWIWHNGELVPWEQATVHVMTHGLHYGTSVFEGIRAYRSHLGPSIFRLEDHIHRLFASARIYRFEMPYSVAQIEEACRQVVAANHLEEAYLRPIAYLGAGGLGLTGQGCDVEVSIAAFEWGAYLGADSHEQGIEVGFSSWVRPPSHSTPLMAKAGGHYLSSRLISQEARRHGYTEGLALSTAGFVSEGAGENIFVVENGALVTPPLAASVLEGITRDTVIALAADLGVAVREDQLTRERVYAADEMFLTGTAAEIVPVGRVDGLALGDGRPGPLTRDLQQRFRGIFDGSSPQHDHWLAPIAVGSTV; encoded by the coding sequence ATGAGCAAGCGAGCAGATTGGATCTGGCACAACGGTGAGCTGGTGCCGTGGGAGCAGGCCACGGTGCACGTCATGACCCATGGCCTGCACTACGGAACCTCCGTCTTCGAGGGGATTCGCGCCTACCGCAGTCATCTCGGACCCTCGATCTTTCGCCTCGAGGATCACATCCACCGGCTCTTCGCGTCGGCCCGCATCTATCGTTTCGAGATGCCCTACTCGGTGGCGCAGATCGAGGAGGCCTGCCGCCAGGTGGTCGCCGCAAATCATCTCGAGGAGGCCTACCTGCGACCGATCGCCTACCTCGGCGCCGGCGGTCTCGGCCTCACCGGTCAGGGTTGCGACGTCGAGGTGTCGATCGCCGCCTTCGAGTGGGGGGCCTACCTGGGAGCCGACTCCCACGAGCAGGGCATCGAGGTCGGTTTTTCGTCCTGGGTGCGCCCGCCGTCCCACAGCACTCCGCTGATGGCCAAGGCCGGCGGCCACTACCTGAGCTCCCGCCTGATCTCTCAGGAGGCGCGCCGTCACGGCTACACCGAGGGTCTCGCCCTCAGCACCGCCGGCTTCGTCAGCGAAGGCGCCGGCGAGAACATCTTCGTGGTCGAGAACGGCGCCCTGGTGACCCCGCCCCTCGCCGCTTCGGTGCTCGAGGGCATCACCCGCGACACCGTCATCGCCCTCGCCGCCGACCTCGGAGTGGCGGTGCGCGAGGATCAGCTCACCCGTGAGCGGGTGTACGCCGCCGACGAGATGTTCCTCACCGGCACCGCCGCCGAGATCGTGCCCGTCGGGCGAGTCGATGGCCTCGCCCTTGGCGATGGCCGGCCGGGCCCGCTGACCCGTGACCTGCAGCAGCGCTTCCGCGGCATCTTCGACGGCAGCAGCCCGCAGCACGACCACTGGCTCGCCCCGATAGCCGTCGGCTCGACCGTCTAG
- the leuB gene encoding 3-isopropylmalate dehydrogenase, with amino-acid sequence MSAGARITLLPGDGIGPEVTAAAQRALESLSRVSGLGLELDVAEIGAAALRSHGTALPPATLAACESSDAIFLGAVGSPSAPTATEGLTPEQALLTLRRHFELFANLRPVPRFEALTSLAPLKAERLDGVDLLFVRELNGGLYYGRRAEQSADGDAFDTLSYSDREIHRIAKVAFELAGGRRQRVTSVDKANVLASMRQWRRAVTAVGSAYPAVQLEHCYVDRLAMDLLHRPADLDVVLTGNLFGDILSDEAAAIAGSLGLLPSASLGASTFGLYEPVHGSAPDIAGAGLANPIGALLSVALLARHSLGLEELAVRLESAVDEVLAEGLRTPDIAEEDSVILSSTELAAEVTGRFEEAWWQSRVPLMVV; translated from the coding sequence ATGAGCGCCGGCGCCCGCATCACCCTGCTCCCCGGAGACGGCATCGGTCCGGAGGTCACGGCGGCGGCCCAGCGCGCCCTCGAGAGCCTGTCGCGGGTCAGCGGCCTCGGCCTCGAGCTCGATGTCGCAGAGATCGGCGCCGCCGCCCTGCGGAGCCACGGCACCGCCTTGCCGCCGGCCACCCTCGCGGCCTGCGAGTCGTCCGACGCCATCTTTCTGGGGGCGGTCGGCAGCCCGTCGGCTCCGACGGCGACCGAGGGTCTGACTCCGGAACAGGCTCTGCTCACCCTGCGCCGCCACTTCGAGCTTTTCGCCAACCTGCGGCCGGTGCCGCGGTTCGAGGCCCTGACCTCCCTCGCCCCGCTCAAGGCCGAGCGCCTGGACGGTGTCGACCTGCTCTTCGTGCGCGAGCTCAATGGCGGCCTCTACTACGGCCGACGGGCCGAGCAGAGCGCCGACGGTGACGCCTTCGACACCCTGTCCTACAGCGATCGCGAGATTCACCGCATCGCCAAGGTCGCCTTCGAGCTCGCCGGCGGTCGGCGCCAGCGCGTCACTTCCGTCGACAAGGCCAACGTGCTGGCCTCGATGCGCCAGTGGCGCCGCGCGGTGACCGCCGTCGGCAGCGCCTATCCGGCGGTCCAGCTCGAGCACTGCTATGTCGATCGCCTGGCGATGGACCTGCTGCACCGGCCGGCCGACCTCGACGTCGTGCTGACGGGCAATCTGTTCGGAGACATCCTGAGCGACGAAGCCGCCGCCATCGCCGGTTCCCTCGGCCTATTGCCATCGGCCTCCCTGGGGGCGTCGACCTTCGGTCTCTACGAGCCGGTCCACGGCTCGGCGCCGGACATCGCTGGAGCCGGGCTGGCGAATCCCATCGGTGCGCTCCTCAGCGTCGCACTGCTGGCGCGCCACAGTCTCGGTCTCGAAGAGCTCGCCGTGCGCCTGGAAAGCGCCGTCGACGAGGTTCTGGCGGAGGGTCTGCGCACTCCGGACATCGCCGAGGAGGACTCCGTGATCCTCTCCAGCACCGAGCTCGCGGCGGAGGTGACGGGCCGCTTCGAGGAAGCCTGGTGGCAAAGCCGGGTGCCCCTGATGGTGGTGTGA
- a CDS encoding efflux RND transporter periplasmic adaptor subunit, translating into MTHLRRLLAPTLLLLGACAAEEMVTEEAPRSVRTVTVEASDGSRTRTFSGTSRARQTSRLSFKVGGTLVALPVEVGQELGRGELVARLDPFPFELQAEQAQASLAQAKAAERNASATYERTKDLYADNNASRTDLDGARANAESARAQVRAAEKELELASLNVSYTRLTASTDCSVASIDVEINENVSTGGTVATVNCGEGLEVDLSVPESLIASLTPGMAAEVQFDAQPGQAYSGRLTEVGVAARQGATFPATVTLEGEHPELRAGLAAEVRFELANSTRGERFLIPLSALIESDGETYVFLAEGEGSGSGVVRRRSVSVGELTADGAEITAGLAPGERVITAGVSVIRDGLEVLLEEG; encoded by the coding sequence ATGACCCACCTCCGCCGCCTGCTCGCCCCGACGCTTCTTCTCCTGGGCGCCTGCGCCGCCGAGGAAATGGTGACCGAGGAAGCTCCGCGCAGCGTACGCACGGTGACCGTCGAAGCCAGCGACGGCAGTCGCACCCGCACCTTCTCCGGCACCTCCCGAGCCCGTCAGACCTCGCGCCTGAGCTTCAAGGTCGGCGGCACCCTGGTGGCCTTGCCGGTCGAGGTCGGTCAAGAGCTGGGCCGCGGCGAGCTGGTGGCGCGCCTCGACCCTTTCCCGTTCGAGCTCCAGGCGGAGCAGGCCCAGGCCAGCTTGGCCCAGGCCAAGGCCGCCGAGCGCAACGCTTCGGCGACCTATGAGCGCACCAAGGACCTCTACGCCGACAACAACGCCTCGCGCACCGATCTCGATGGCGCCCGCGCCAACGCCGAGTCGGCCCGGGCCCAGGTGCGCGCCGCCGAGAAAGAGCTCGAGCTCGCCAGCCTCAACGTCTCCTACACCCGTCTCACCGCCTCGACGGACTGCTCCGTCGCCTCCATCGACGTCGAAATCAACGAGAACGTCAGCACCGGCGGCACCGTCGCCACAGTCAACTGCGGCGAGGGTCTGGAGGTCGACCTGTCGGTACCGGAAAGCCTGATCGCTTCGCTCACACCGGGAATGGCCGCTGAAGTGCAGTTCGACGCCCAGCCGGGGCAGGCCTACTCGGGACGCCTCACCGAGGTCGGCGTCGCCGCCCGTCAGGGCGCCACCTTTCCGGCCACCGTCACCCTCGAAGGGGAGCACCCGGAGCTGCGCGCCGGCCTCGCCGCCGAGGTGCGCTTCGAGCTCGCCAACAGCACCCGCGGTGAGCGCTTCCTGATCCCCCTCTCGGCGCTGATCGAGAGCGATGGCGAAACCTACGTCTTCCTCGCCGAGGGTGAGGGCTCCGGCAGCGGGGTCGTCCGCCGCCGCTCGGTGAGCGTCGGCGAGCTGACTGCCGACGGCGCCGAGATCACCGCCGGCCTGGCTCCCGGAGAACGGGTGATCACCGCCGGCGTGTCGGTGATCCGGGATGGACTCGAAGTCCTCCTCGAGGAGGGCTGA
- a CDS encoding carbon monoxide dehydrogenase subunit G: MKIAGEYTFDADRAAVWEALQDPVVLASVLPGCDKLEQTGEGAYQGILNLKVGPVQGKFQGKVALVDIDPPNGYTMQVDGRGAPGFVKATGAVRLEDRDGKTHLRYEGEAQVGGRVASVGQRLVESSAKSIVRQSLEGLGASLGVREGGQDGASEAAPPAEAPTQAEFAARVAKDVAKDVIPKPVWLIGVVLLVLALLYWVVF; encoded by the coding sequence ATGAAGATCGCCGGAGAGTACACGTTCGACGCCGACCGCGCAGCGGTCTGGGAAGCGCTGCAGGATCCTGTCGTGCTGGCCTCGGTGCTGCCGGGCTGCGACAAGCTGGAACAGACCGGCGAAGGGGCCTATCAAGGCATCCTCAACCTCAAGGTCGGGCCGGTGCAGGGCAAGTTCCAGGGCAAGGTCGCCCTCGTCGACATCGATCCCCCCAACGGCTACACCATGCAGGTCGATGGCCGGGGAGCTCCCGGGTTCGTCAAGGCCACCGGCGCCGTTCGGCTGGAGGATCGCGACGGCAAGACCCATCTCCGCTATGAAGGCGAAGCGCAGGTCGGAGGGCGGGTGGCGAGCGTCGGCCAGCGCTTGGTGGAGAGCTCCGCGAAGTCCATCGTGCGCCAGAGCCTGGAAGGGCTCGGAGCTTCCCTTGGAGTCCGGGAGGGAGGGCAGGATGGGGCGTCCGAGGCGGCGCCCCCTGCGGAGGCTCCGACGCAGGCCGAGTTCGCGGCGCGGGTGGCGAAGGACGTCGCCAAGGACGTGATTCCGAAGCCGGTCTGGCTGATCGGCGTCGTTCTGCTGGTGCTGGCGCTTCTCTACTGGGTCGTTTTCTAG
- a CDS encoding TolC family protein — MPRIIAYWLLPLLLALPAVAEPIGVALIGDGPQPQEDVASKNLRQEIDALLADEFEVEYLVWEGDWTADGINRALEEAYADPRVDAVVVTGVLANQILGKRERFTKPTLLPIVFDASLLGLPRQGVGSGKANLAYLTGTTDFSVDLESFRRVTDFDTLGVLVDAVVLGAVADVAEQATRIAKGAGVEIVLLPFSDPEGDLVGMIPPQVDAVMIGGADRLSDAALERLVEGLIERGLPSFSFDGDDMVERGMLVADTRRSNWQRIGRKTALQLQGALLGEDVSRLPVDFLEKRRLFLNMATARALGIWPTYSVLIEAELVNAEPPTDGAPWTLAEVAREAVRNNLAYLAQSYDTSAQEENITQARANWRPQVSSSLQGNQLRSGSSAVESGAVAERSLTAALSLQQLLWSESARAGVEIQQLAFDGARDDLEAFRLDTIQQATLAFLNVQLAETQWQVQRNNLEVTRANLDLARDRVRIGASNPSDVYRWESELAGARQTAIDAVTDRDRAYESLNGVLNRPLTERRPITPSTLDDPELLDPENEIGELIDNPGSFQAFAEQLVQDGLERAPEIRALESSLAVLERQLTSERRSYYSPEVSLQGQASDVVSESRSGPPGLEGEEDWSVAVSATLPLYTGGARKSRQLQRRLEIEAVEHRLASLREQIELGIRSNLHLANASYNNIPLAEQAAEASRRNLELVTASYREGATGILDLLDAQNASLRAELGAASTVYEFLIDLMNVQRAVGQFDFFLDPEERRQTLEDIKRSLTQGEESP, encoded by the coding sequence GTGCCTAGAATCATCGCCTACTGGCTGCTGCCCCTCCTGCTCGCTCTGCCCGCCGTCGCCGAACCCATCGGCGTCGCTCTGATCGGCGACGGGCCCCAACCTCAGGAAGACGTCGCCTCGAAGAACCTGCGCCAGGAGATCGACGCTCTGCTCGCCGACGAGTTCGAGGTCGAGTACCTCGTCTGGGAAGGCGATTGGACCGCCGACGGAATCAATCGGGCCCTCGAAGAGGCCTACGCCGACCCGCGCGTGGACGCCGTCGTCGTGACCGGCGTGCTGGCCAATCAGATCCTCGGCAAGCGCGAGCGGTTCACCAAGCCCACCCTGCTGCCGATCGTCTTCGATGCCAGCCTGCTCGGCCTGCCGCGCCAGGGGGTGGGCTCGGGCAAGGCCAATCTCGCCTATCTGACCGGCACCACCGACTTCTCCGTCGACCTCGAGTCCTTCCGTCGGGTCACCGACTTCGACACCCTCGGAGTGCTGGTCGACGCCGTCGTTCTCGGTGCGGTGGCGGATGTCGCCGAGCAGGCGACCCGGATCGCCAAGGGGGCCGGCGTCGAGATCGTCCTGCTGCCTTTCTCGGACCCGGAAGGCGACCTCGTCGGGATGATTCCGCCGCAGGTCGACGCCGTGATGATCGGCGGCGCCGATCGCCTCAGCGATGCCGCCCTCGAGCGCCTGGTCGAGGGATTGATCGAGCGCGGGCTACCGAGCTTCAGCTTCGATGGCGACGACATGGTCGAGCGCGGCATGCTGGTGGCCGATACGCGACGCTCCAACTGGCAGCGCATCGGCCGCAAGACAGCGTTGCAGTTGCAGGGGGCTCTCCTCGGCGAGGACGTGTCGCGCCTGCCGGTCGACTTTCTCGAAAAGCGCCGCTTGTTCCTCAACATGGCCACGGCCCGGGCCCTCGGAATCTGGCCGACCTACTCGGTCTTGATCGAGGCCGAGCTGGTCAACGCCGAGCCACCCACCGACGGCGCCCCCTGGACCCTCGCCGAGGTCGCCCGCGAGGCGGTGCGCAACAATCTCGCCTATCTCGCCCAGAGCTACGACACCAGCGCCCAGGAGGAGAACATCACCCAGGCGCGGGCCAACTGGCGTCCCCAGGTCTCTTCCAGCCTGCAGGGCAATCAACTGCGCTCCGGCAGCTCGGCGGTCGAGTCCGGTGCGGTCGCCGAACGCAGCTTGACGGCCGCCCTGTCCTTGCAGCAGCTCCTGTGGTCGGAATCGGCCCGCGCCGGCGTCGAGATTCAACAGCTCGCCTTCGACGGCGCCCGCGACGACCTCGAGGCCTTCCGCCTCGACACCATCCAGCAAGCCACCCTGGCGTTCCTCAATGTACAGCTCGCCGAAACCCAGTGGCAGGTGCAACGCAACAACCTCGAGGTCACCCGCGCCAACCTCGACCTGGCGCGGGACCGGGTCCGCATCGGCGCTTCCAACCCCTCCGACGTCTATCGCTGGGAGAGCGAGCTGGCGGGGGCGCGGCAGACCGCCATCGACGCCGTCACCGACCGCGACCGGGCCTACGAAAGCCTCAACGGCGTGCTCAATCGCCCGCTCACGGAACGGCGCCCGATCACCCCATCGACCCTCGACGACCCGGAGCTTCTCGACCCGGAGAACGAGATCGGCGAGCTGATCGACAACCCCGGCTCCTTCCAGGCCTTCGCCGAGCAACTGGTTCAGGACGGCCTCGAGCGAGCGCCGGAGATCCGTGCCTTGGAGAGCAGCCTGGCGGTCCTCGAACGGCAGCTCACCTCCGAGCGGCGCTCCTACTACTCGCCGGAAGTCTCCCTCCAGGGGCAGGCCAGCGACGTGGTCAGCGAGAGCCGCTCCGGGCCACCGGGCCTCGAGGGCGAGGAGGACTGGTCGGTGGCGGTCTCCGCCACGCTGCCCCTCTACACCGGTGGCGCCCGCAAGAGCCGTCAGCTTCAGCGGCGCCTCGAGATCGAGGCCGTCGAGCACCGCCTGGCCTCGCTGCGCGAGCAGATCGAGCTCGGCATTCGCTCCAATCTGCACCTCGCCAACGCCTCCTACAACAACATTCCCCTCGCCGAGCAGGCTGCCGAGGCCTCACGACGCAACCTCGAGCTGGTCACCGCCTCCTATCGCGAAGGGGCCACCGGCATTCTTGATCTGCTCGATGCCCAGAATGCCTCCTTGCGCGCCGAGCTCGGCGCCGCCAGCACGGTCTACGAGTTCCTCATCGACCTGATGAACGTGCAGCGAGCCGTTGGTCAGTTCGATTTCTTCCTCGATCCGGAAGAACGCCGCCAAACCCTCGAAGACATCAAACGCAGCCTGACCCAAGGAGAGGAATCGCCATGA
- a CDS encoding avidin/streptavidin family protein: MSHHRKPPVRRLTILFPLCLLLTVGCVSGQAAPASATASAASAAGPSDTDCERLAGEWVNELDSVLAIDSIDSTSGRIEGRYISSTSTDGRTFPMIGWSNDREPEAEGHHARVVTFTVHWGDYGSLTAWTGYCFADDGRPTLRTNWNLVRPNSEFRWDHIHSDSSVFVPRSQ, encoded by the coding sequence ATGAGCCACCACCGCAAGCCGCCCGTCCGCCGCCTGACGATCCTTTTCCCGCTCTGTCTCCTCCTCACCGTGGGCTGCGTCAGTGGACAGGCCGCTCCAGCTTCTGCGACGGCTTCCGCAGCGTCAGCGGCGGGACCTTCCGACACCGACTGCGAGCGCCTCGCCGGCGAGTGGGTCAACGAGCTCGACTCGGTGCTCGCCATCGACTCCATCGACAGCACCAGCGGACGCATCGAGGGGCGGTATATCTCATCGACCTCGACCGATGGTCGAACTTTCCCGATGATCGGCTGGAGCAACGACCGCGAACCGGAGGCGGAGGGACATCACGCCCGAGTCGTCACCTTCACGGTCCACTGGGGCGACTACGGCAGCCTCACCGCCTGGACCGGCTACTGCTTCGCCGACGACGGGCGCCCGACGCTGCGCACCAACTGGAATCTGGTTCGCCCCAACAGCGAGTTCCGCTGGGACCACATTCACTCCGACAGCTCGGTCTTCGTGCCCCGCTCGCAGTAA
- a CDS encoding IS4 family transposase: protein MAHNSTVLSQLLKLIPRHEFESAARRHHRGRRLRSIRRWDQLVALATAQLTRRASLRDLVSNLRAQSHKLYHVGARPVSRSSLARVNRDQPASLYQEIYEKLLARTSPHAPRHQFKFQGKLFSLDATFLKLTASMFPWAKFNTAKGAAKLHIGLDHDGYLPRFVELTDGQSYDGDWARTLDLPAGSVVVFDRGYVDFKLFKRLISREIRFVTRHRRDLRYTVLERRPVEPDTGLTSDQLIRMQGKSGLVLRRIGYRDPESGKHYVFLTNAEDLPALTITQIYKERWKIEIFFKWIKQNLRVLNFLGTSPNAVLSQIWVALIVYLLLQQLKLRAKVEGSLQKILRLLQLNLFDRRNLLQLLRPPPKQPPEEQLQLPINAL from the coding sequence TTGGCTCACAATTCTACCGTTCTCAGCCAGCTGCTCAAGCTGATTCCTCGACATGAATTCGAATCGGCGGCTCGTCGCCACCACCGAGGTCGTCGTTTGCGGTCGATTCGTCGCTGGGATCAGCTGGTGGCTCTGGCGACTGCGCAGTTGACCCGGCGAGCCAGCCTTCGGGACTTGGTCTCGAATCTCCGGGCTCAGAGCCACAAGCTCTACCACGTCGGGGCTCGACCGGTGAGTCGTTCTTCGCTGGCTCGGGTTAATCGGGATCAGCCGGCCAGTTTGTACCAGGAGATCTACGAGAAGCTCCTGGCCCGAACCTCTCCGCACGCTCCTCGCCACCAATTCAAGTTTCAGGGCAAGCTGTTCTCGCTGGATGCGACCTTCTTGAAGCTGACGGCCTCGATGTTTCCGTGGGCCAAATTCAACACCGCCAAAGGGGCCGCCAAGCTGCATATCGGCTTGGATCACGATGGCTACTTACCGCGATTCGTGGAGCTGACGGACGGCCAGAGCTACGACGGGGATTGGGCGAGAACCTTGGACCTTCCGGCCGGAAGCGTGGTGGTTTTCGACCGCGGATACGTCGACTTCAAGCTGTTCAAACGCTTGATAAGCCGAGAGATCCGCTTCGTGACCCGGCACCGTCGCGATCTGCGCTACACCGTCTTGGAGCGTCGCCCGGTCGAGCCCGACACTGGCTTGACGAGTGACCAGCTCATCCGCATGCAAGGCAAGAGCGGCTTGGTTCTGCGACGCATCGGTTATCGCGATCCCGAGTCCGGCAAGCACTACGTCTTCCTCACCAACGCCGAGGATCTGCCAGCCCTCACCATCACTCAGATCTACAAGGAGCGCTGGAAGATCGAGATCTTCTTCAAGTGGATCAAGCAGAACCTTCGGGTCTTGAACTTCCTCGGCACCAGTCCCAACGCCGTGCTCTCTCAGATCTGGGTCGCCCTCATCGTCTACCTCCTCCTCCAGCAACTCAAACTCAGAGCCAAGGTCGAAGGCTCTCTCCAGAAGATCCTCAGGCTCCTCCAGCTCAACCTCTTCGACCGAAGAAACCTCCTACAGCTCCTCAGACCACCGCCCAAACAACCCCCAGAGGAACAGCTCCAACTCCCGATCAACGCTCTCTGA